The Oleiphilus messinensis DNA segment GCTTATCTTTTAAAATCAGTCATGTTTCTAAAAGCGTCTTCAAATTTAAAAAACCCTCACATATTTTCATAAACATCTCGAAATTAAATAATCAGATGGAACTTTTTGCAGGAATTTAACATTTTCACTTTAAATAATAATCATTATCATTTAATATTGACCGTGCTTGTGAGATTACCGACAGGGATGTCGACCATTTTAAAAAGCGTCTTACGATAAGCCTGTGGCGTAAAACCGGTTTGCCGCTTGAATGACTCCCGGAAGCTGGCCAGATCTGAGAAGCCACACGATGCTGCAACCGAACTGACTTTCATACTTGGTATCGCCAACTGATCCAACGCCTGTTGCAGCTGATGCTCCTGACTGATCTGCCGAAAACTGGTACCCGCCACCTGAAGCTTTCTGCGTAAGGTTCGGGGTGTCACCTTGAGTTGAACTGCCACATCATCCAATTTTGGCAGACCATCTCGATGTACAGCGAGCGCTGCCCGAACTTGCCAGCACATATCGCCTTTCTGTACCTGCCCTACCCGTGCCACCTCTTGTTCACACAACTTCAGTGCTTGTTGCTTTGCCACCAGGTTCCCCATTGGCAGGGGCCGAGTCATGGTTTCCAGACGAATGGCCAGCATGGTTTGATCGCAGTCGAATTGAACCGCACAGCCCAAATGCTGCTGATATTGGCGAGCGTGTTTAGGCGCAGGATAAGCAAGCCGAATCTCATCAAAGTGGAACGGCTGAGCAATGATATCCTGAACCTGGCTGGTCAGTGTCCCCAACAAAACCTCATGGGCAAATCTGGAGTTAAGTGGATATTCCATTTCCTGACGCTTGGTAATCTGGATTTCACAGCGCCCATTGATCATGACGGGATTCAATACAAACCGACTGCGTAACAATGTACGGTAACGGTTAGCTGTCTCCAACGCATCACCGAGGGTTTTACTACTGATCAAAGCCCCGGCAAGTACCCCCCAACGGGATAAATTCAATGCCTTTCCCAGTGCCAAGCCCAAGTCAGGTCTTTGGGCCAGGCGATACAGATTCCGGTATATCATGTCGAATTGATGCAATGACACCAGCGTATCCACCTGAAGCAAGTCACCCTCTTGCAGCCCGGTTCCCAAAAGCCATTGCTTTGTTTTTATGCCTTCACTTTTCATAAAACGACGAATCAAAAACAATTCAGCCGAAGGAAAAATCGCCTGGTCTTCAAATGTTGTCATAATCCGGGATACACCTTCATTTAATTGCTGCCTCTTACTTCAGATAACTACTATACCGTCCCCGGTAGGCAAGCGATAGCACACACAAACGCGTCTTCAGGTCATAAAGTATAGGTTTTGTGGCCAATTTGTGGCTACTCAATAGCCCGGAAAACCCGCTTCTTTTTAAATATCTGAAATGGCCGGACTATCGAAGATAAGCGAGAGGTAAACAATACAATGGAAAAAGCAACTGACCCTCTAACACTTTCCATGACTGAACGAGAGGCGCTGATACGCAGCACCATCAAAGACCGGGGTGAACAAATCCGTAAGGATCATCCCTTGCTTGCTAACAATGACTTATGTGGCATGAGCATCTTTCTGTTTGCCATATCTGGCGTACTGGTATCGGGCTGGGCCTATTGGCAAAGCCTGATCCCTGCCTGGATCTGCATTCCACTGGTGGCGATGTTTACATCCCTGCTACATGAACTGGAACACGACCTTATTCATTGGATGTACTTCAAGAAAAACAAAGCCATTCACAACCTGATGATGTTAGGGGTCTGGGTATTCAGACCCGGAACCATAAACCCCTGGGTTCGCCGACAACTTCATTTCCTGCATCATAAAACCTCCGGCACAGAACAAGACCTCGAAGAACGGGGTATCGGCAACGGCCATCCTTATGGCGTGTTAAGATTCTGGATTATGAGCGATACGCTGGTGGGCAACTTGTTCAGAATTCTGTTCACTTTTCCTCCAGAACGAAAAGCCCATGCATTGAAGGGACTGTTTCTTAAAAATTTCCCATTGGCAATTGCCACCGGAATACTTTGGTACGGCTTTTTGCTTTTTCATGCCGTTAATTTCCTGCTTCCTGCCCTGGGTGCAACCGTTGTCTGGTCAGAATCGACGTTGAACATCATGTCAGGCGTTAGTTTTCTCATCGTTACACTTATAGCACCGTTCTATTTGCGATCCTTTTGCCTGAATTTTATCAGCTCGAATATGCACTACTACGGCAATGTCAATTCCGTGATTGAACAAACTCAGGTACTGAACTCGCCTCTTTTCTGGCCGATGCAATTGTTCTGCTTCAATTTCGGCAGCACCCACGGTATCCACCATTTTGTAGTTGGTGAAACGTTCTATATTCGTCAACTAACGGCTCCCGCCGCCCATAAGGTCATGCGGGAACATGGGGTCCGATTTAATGATTTCGGCACCTTCAGACGCAACAATCG contains these protein-coding regions:
- a CDS encoding AraC family transcriptional regulator, producing MTTFEDQAIFPSAELFLIRRFMKSEGIKTKQWLLGTGLQEGDLLQVDTLVSLHQFDMIYRNLYRLAQRPDLGLALGKALNLSRWGVLAGALISSKTLGDALETANRYRTLLRSRFVLNPVMINGRCEIQITKRQEMEYPLNSRFAHEVLLGTLTSQVQDIIAQPFHFDEIRLAYPAPKHARQYQQHLGCAVQFDCDQTMLAIRLETMTRPLPMGNLVAKQQALKLCEQEVARVGQVQKGDMCWQVRAALAVHRDGLPKLDDVAVQLKVTPRTLRRKLQVAGTSFRQISQEHQLQQALDQLAIPSMKVSSVAASCGFSDLASFRESFKRQTGFTPQAYRKTLFKMVDIPVGNLTSTVNIK
- a CDS encoding fatty acid desaturase produces the protein MEKATDPLTLSMTEREALIRSTIKDRGEQIRKDHPLLANNDLCGMSIFLFAISGVLVSGWAYWQSLIPAWICIPLVAMFTSLLHELEHDLIHWMYFKKNKAIHNLMMLGVWVFRPGTINPWVRRQLHFLHHKTSGTEQDLEERGIGNGHPYGVLRFWIMSDTLVGNLFRILFTFPPERKAHALKGLFLKNFPLAIATGILWYGFLLFHAVNFLLPALGATVVWSESTLNIMSGVSFLIVTLIAPFYLRSFCLNFISSNMHYYGNVNSVIEQTQVLNSPLFWPMQLFCFNFGSTHGIHHFVVGETFYIRQLTAPAAHKVMREHGVRFNDFGTFRRNNRFQPETPSRLSPAVSA